The following are encoded together in the Humulus lupulus chromosome 5, drHumLupu1.1, whole genome shotgun sequence genome:
- the LOC133777848 gene encoding uncharacterized protein LOC133777848: protein MKAVLIRTGSVPVQVQLLHVSDSPRVCLNRSESLSGVFSGEKTVVNSPRVSLHFEISRRRKERDVIRRAFSETDMIRPETKSSSSGSRSFPARVPKEDEYTPLSRTTSFSAPCPEIGISGGGFGKGSKPGGGGDFGYGAYGGGFNDRSKLGEYYQEMLKSNPGDSLLLRNYGKYLHEVEKDLVGAEEYYGRAILANPGDGELLSLYGKLIWETQRDEDRAKSYFDQAVTASPHDCTVLGSFAHFMWEAEENDDEDIDNKTRNMSSTPLVSAF from the exons ATGAAGGCTGTTCTGATCCGAACCGGCTCGGTTCCGGTCCAGGTCCAGTTGCTACACGTGTCCGATTCGCCCAGGGTTTGTCTCAACCGGAGCGAGTCCCTCTCCGGCGTCTTCTCTGGCGAGAAAACCGTCGTCAATTCCCCCAGAGTCTCTTTACATTTCGAGATTAGCCGGCGTCGGAAAGAAAGGGATGTTATTCGAAGGGCTTTTTCAGAGACCGATATGATCCGACCGGAGACCAAGTCTTCCTCCTCCGGATCCCGTTCTTTCCCGGCGAGGGTACCAAAGGAAGACGAATACACTCCGTTGAGCAGAACTACAAGTTTCTCGGCACCTTGTCCGGAGATCGGAATTTCCGGAGGAGGTTTTGGTAAAGGAAGCAAGCCCGGTGGCGGAGGCGACTTTGGATACGGCGCTTATGGCGGCGGATTCAACGATCGCAGCAAGCTCGGCGAGTATTACCAGGAGATGTTGAAGTCGAATCCCGGAGATTCTCTTCTTCTGAGAAATTATGGCAAGTACTTGCACGAG GTGGAGAAGGATTTGGTAGGAGCAGAAGAGTATTATGGGAGAGCCATACTAGCGAATCCAGGAGATGGAGAATTGCTTTCGCTGTACGGAAAGCTAATATGGGAGACTCAGAGAGATGAGGATCGAGCCAAGTCTTACTTCGATCAAGCCGTTACTGCCTCCCCTCATGACTG cACTGTATTGGGGTCGTTTGCTCACTTCATGTGGGAAGCAGAGGAAAACGACGATGAAGATATCGATAACAAGACTCGGAATATGTCGTCCACTCCCCTGGTTTCGGCGTTTTGA